A region from the Spirochaetae bacterium HGW-Spirochaetae-1 genome encodes:
- a CDS encoding oxidoreductase translates to MKRKALILGASGLVGGNLLELLLDSGEYETVAALVRKPVGKSHGKLREYIVDFNRLEDFVELFRVDDIYCCLGTTIKQAKTRENFRRVDYTYVVEAARLGSRMGARQFLVVTALGADARSKIFYNRVKGEVERDVSSLPFGSVHIFRPSLLLGDRGEKRPGEAAGTVLYGIFSFIFSGPLRKYRAIQAATVARAMISAAGEGLSGVNIHDSQSMQLRYEREGTRV, encoded by the coding sequence ATGAAGAGAAAGGCGCTGATACTGGGGGCCTCCGGCCTGGTGGGAGGGAACCTGCTTGAACTGCTGCTCGATTCCGGCGAATATGAAACTGTTGCGGCATTGGTAAGGAAACCCGTGGGGAAAAGTCACGGGAAGCTCAGGGAGTATATCGTCGATTTTAACCGGTTGGAGGATTTTGTCGAACTTTTCCGGGTCGATGACATATATTGCTGCCTGGGCACCACGATTAAACAGGCAAAGACACGGGAGAATTTTCGCAGGGTGGATTACACGTATGTTGTGGAAGCCGCACGGCTCGGATCACGCATGGGAGCCCGGCAGTTTCTTGTCGTCACAGCCCTGGGTGCCGATGCAAGGTCGAAAATATTTTATAACCGGGTCAAGGGAGAGGTGGAGAGGGATGTGTCTTCACTGCCTTTCGGGTCCGTGCATATTTTTCGTCCGTCTCTGCTCCTGGGAGATCGCGGTGAGAAACGCCCGGGAGAGGCTGCGGGAACCGTGCTCTACGGGATTTTTTCCTTCATCTTTTCCGGTCCCCTGAGAAAATACAGGGCGATCCAGGCCGCAACAGTAGCCAGGGCCATGATCTCCGCAGCCGGGGAAGGGCTTTCGGGAGTGAACATCCATGACTCACAGTCCATGCAATTGCGCTATGAGAGGGAAGGGACGCGGGTATAG